AGACACTAACTATGTAAAGTGCTTCTAATCCCCAAAGTGAAACATTCAGGTCCCTGGAGTAGATGCTTTCTGGAGGTATGTAGAATCCAGTGCAGTTTAGTCTGTCCTAGGTTTTGCATAACCTTAGTTGTGAAAGTTTCTTTTTTACACATTTAATATCAAAAATAATACatggttttatttcatgtttaaatACTGCtagatttcttttatttccagtagAGTTGCTTTTTGTACTATCCAAGAATACAAAGCCTGAATTCCTGTCAGGCAATTACACagttcttctgttatttttaatcctaaaatgtaaattaaaatattatgcaGGCCTAGATAATGTTAGATACAGCTACCAAAATGGAAGTGGGAAATAAGAAAGGGAAACGAGTCCTACTGAAACCATGACACATACATCTCAAACAGTTCAATGGGTGAATAAATGATCAATCTTCAGtggtaaaaaataataatatcaattttttaattttaaaattaaatacctgAAGAATCCTGGATAAAGTATTCTGACAAGAATTAGCTGCACATTAATGAGATCTAGAGATGGATTGCCAACTGAATATTAAGGCTTCCCAAGAACCTTTTGCTTTCACTGTTAATCCAAAACCTTTATTGCAATCTCTTTTCTAACAGAGCACATCTAAATAGCCTTAAGCTCCTTACTTGCACATTTTTAATACATGCTGCCGTAACAGGGCATATATTGCAGCACTTACATAGGCAAATACAATTAAAGTGAATAGAATGTAATCTTAAATTCAGAGTAacaagatatataaatatatttgaactAGAACAGTGCGAAAGGAATaccatttatttgctttttcatgcTGTCTGGGTCATTCCTATTTTATGAGTAGTATGGGGTGTTATTTGTAGTGATACCACGCTGTTCACTGAGGTGCTCAAAGTGCCTTGTGGACATTAGCTCAACTCACATTTGTGAGACAGAGGCTAAAGTAAGAGGTAGTGAAAGGCAAACTCCTGTAGCTCCAACAAAGGTGAAAAGAGGTGAGAGCGTACTGTCTTCCAGTGCAAAAAGAGGACCAGAGGTCATTTTTTGCCTTtagtgaaagaggaaaaaagcagtggttttaaacctttttttcctccattttcactctttctttGTCTCACAGATGGAAAAAGTGGAGCAGAAAATTGCTTTGCCCAAAGCCACGCACTGGCAGTAATTGAACTAGCGGACAGCATTGGTTTAAATAGAAAATGTGCAATACATTCATACTATTCAGGCTATTCtaactgctgtttctttctcttgtcCACATACACCATTTACTTTTCAACTGTACTTGCACAGAACTTCTGGTAGCAGAATCTTGTAGGGATTCCCAAATTCTGAGTTGCTTTCAAGGAACttcaagaaaatgagaaggaatagGAGATACTAAATTCACTAAATTCTTTAGAAAGAGTCTCAAATTTTAGGTGCTGTTTTCCCAAGAAAGATTAAGGAGGCAGCTCTGATTTCTGTTCTTGTCCAGCAGTTTTGACCCGATTTCTAAAGTAGCTGGTGGATCTCACAGATGTCCAGCCTCACTGTGCTGTGCAATACACTAAACATAGTGATAGTCATTGTTTTGTTCAATGTACAGTCTTAAGTAGTGACACAGTGAAAAAAACTCAATACCCATTTATTAAATGAGAACTGAGATGCAAAGAAGAAATTAAGCCGATCACATAGGAGGTTGGTGGCAGACCTCAGGTAACCGAGCTGTGGATTTCTGGAGGCCACTCTAGCCCTCTGGCGTACTGCCACTCTGGCTTCAGGAAGGCGCAATGTTTTTGAAGGAGACCATATAGCAAAGTAGAAACTATTAGAgactaaaagcagaaaataatggAAGCTTAAAAGATTCATACCCCCTCCTCAAAGAAGCTGTTTTTATACCAGAGGTGAGATTGAGGTTCACTAGATCATACTTTTAAATCCAAGTAGATGCCTCAGACTGATGGAACTGACTGTTCTCAAGGAGGGGCTAAAAAGCAGTGGTTGCATTGAGTCACAATGAAGAAATAAACTTTCATGCAGCTTTTGTGGTAAATGAGATCAGACATCACAGCTGCATTAAAGGACCCTGTGAATAACACCACAAAAGCTAGCTAATATCCAGCAGTCCATCAAGTGAGTGCCATTTCAACATGGGGCAGCAACAGTCTGCAGGAGCTGTTATGTGCAAAATCTTTTTACAGGCAAAAAGAAACCCACCCTATGTGCAAAGTCACACAGAATTTATTAGTAGTATAATTGCTACCTTAGCAGCCTAATCAAAGAATTATTATTAGTCCATATctaattattgcagaaaaaagaaaggaaataaaaataaagaaattgtatAGAAAGTCTCAATAATACTACTAGTTAAAATTGTTATGCATGCAGTACCTAGTACCTATGCCTTCTCCTGGTGTCATGCTTATTCTTTCACCTCCCTGTGGCTTTCATTTGGTGGAGGGAAGACAGCAGATCATCAGCACCCAGGGTCCTGTGCCAGTAGGAGAATGATGTTGGTGTTTACGGTTTCTTCtactttctctccttttttctcttttggaaatATCTCTCACCTGCagctatttttacatgttttctaATAAAGTTTTACaccttgctttttcttcactggTCTGCAAGTATatactttgtattttatttatctttgttctttctcttttttttacccCTAAAACTAGTTTTGTCCAGCTCCAGGTCTGCATGTCTTTAACAGACCACTGGCAAGTTTACAGCCTTGGGGTCTCCAGTGCCAGCCTGTGCCCCATCTCTTAACATCCCATGCCTCttctctacactgcagctggtgTGTTCACTTCTCAGGGTTGCTGCTGTTCTAACTGGCCTTTATTTCTGTACACTGTGACATGTTAGTCATAAATATACCATTCTACACAGAATAACTACTTATTATTAATATCTCTATAAAAGCTGTGGTTACACCATAcaaagcaaaagtaaaacaaattagcCAGAGTCTCCTGTCATTAGAAAAATTGTTGTTACAGCTAAATCAAGTCAAACCAAAGCTTCAGGAAGATCTGGGAAAGTTCAAAGCACATGTGGTAAGCCTCTCCTGAGGTCTGGTAAACTCAGGCCAAAGCCTGTGGACTGTTACTAGCAATAGCAATACAGTTGCAGCACTGTTACTAGTATTACCGGGCTACATTCTGTTTATTACCTTCCAAATCTAGATTAGTATTTGTATGTTGTGTACTGTACGTAGCAGCATCCCCACAAAGGGGATGGGAAGGAAGCAGGAATACTGCTGACTAGAAAACAAGCTATTGCACCTGAACTCATTAGTTTTATGAGCACAGTTCATAGTCCATGCACGCTCAGCTTAGACACACTGGGTGTGTACGCTGCAAACAAGGTTGCAAAAACCCAATATAATGATTACTGTGAGACAGTTGAATTGGAGGCCACACCAGAATAGCATAGCGATGACTCCTGATTTTAGAGCTTATTTCAAGGAAGTGGTGAATATTAAGCACCTTCCAATAGATATTCTCTAAGTATAGAACAGGATAATTATTTGAGCTTTTGTTTAGTCATAGAATAGAAACTATTTAAAGCAGTGTCAGGTCATCTGTTAAAAGCATATATTCATGGCAGAAAGGAATGAGCATTtggctttgaaaaaataattttaatcaattttttcATCAGTATGGTCCATCATGTCATTCAGAAATGGCTTCTTTCAGTAAATGGATTGTGAATCAATAGCAGATATAAATAAAGCGGTACAAAAGGCACAGCATTTAACAAGTTGCCAATCGCTGGAACAGAAGACGGCAGAAATCAGTACTCCAAGATGGATACacaaataaatcagaaacagGCAGATAATACCCAAGAATGCCACCTTTTTACAGAAACTCCAGAGTTCTGTTTTGTCCCAAGAACCACTGAAATATACCTAAGTTTGTATGTGTTTTATATAAGGGATCAGTATGAGATGGAGTTGGTCTGAGGTctgttttttaatgaatattttcaaaTTCATCCCGCTTAGAACTTGCAGAGTTCTTGAAGGATAGAGAATGAATTGCCAGGCTGCCAAAGATCTTTTtggagtcaggaaaaaaaatacaattaaaaactGCAGACCTTGTATTATACTTCAAAGGATCAATTTGAGATAGACTGAACACCTGTAATTCCTGTAAGGCCAGTGAAAAGTGGTATTACTCAGCACTTTTTAGGATTTGGCCTCCCAcagaaagaggaataaaaaaagttttttcaagCACACAGATCATATTGAATTTGTATTAGTTATTCACATCAGGACAACCTCATTTAAATGTCACTAGTAAGAACTTAGAACAAGACTCATATTGTGTCTATCATAAATGTTAATTATTAATGAATAAATATGTCATTTGGGACCTAGCTAATATTTCCAGGCCATTTGTGTGAATAGTTGTTTTCAATTGTGAGAGTGCCAGTTGCCAGGAATTCAACATCCTTAGGTATTTCATAATTATTAACCATACATTATGTTAATCTGAAAAATCTCATTACTCTCTTATCAAAACTATGAGCTTTGTATCTGTTCAAAAAATGTGATTCTCATGGCATAGTTTGAGCCTGCAGATTACACATTCAGTTatgtttctaaaaaataaaaataaggacaGAATATTTGTAACTACTGACCTACAATTTAAGATTGCACAAGCTGGCATGCTCACTAACCATGAGGTTGTTTATCTTTTCCAGAAGAATTTATTACTTAAATGGGAATTCTGGATAATTACTGCAAACCATATAATTGTCTAATTTCACTTTGAACCCTTCTAAATTACTTCAAAAACATGATGCTGCAGTAAAAGAGAAACTAGACTCACAGGATGAATGCACTTGAATCAGTTTTGAATTTGCCAGATTTTAATGTAGCCGTTCTGTTCTTACTGCTTTACAAGACAGAATTTCCCATTATATCTTCTTAACACCATCTGTTAATAATATTTATGACAGTACTGCATAGGAGGTCAGCTGGGAATGGGGCCCCAAATATGCCAACActatacaaaggaaataaaactagTCTCTGCCTTGTGGGTTTAATAGACAAAAAGCTGGAAGGAAGCATAAAGGGCAGAGGGAACAACGAGATGGCAGCATACATcataccatttttatttttgttttcatttaaatatttcagtcctTTTCCTGAGGCTCTGTTATGAAAGAATTGAGTAGACAACAAGACCAAGGTAACAAGGACACAGACCAAGCTATAGCAAGCAGCCTATCAAAATACATCAAATTTCAGAGTACAAACTTCAAGAACGCAATTCAGTGGTACTGCCTTGACTTCAGGTTCTAGATGTGCCtcactttttcttccctgtatAGTCCATGTTCAGTCCTAGTACTACCTTAAGTGTCCCACCCCTCACACACTCTGGATGAGGGGGATGGACTATCTTATTTAGTACCAACTCTCTAAGAGGCCAGAAATTAAGTGAATTTGTACTTTCAATACATTTGTTAGCTAGAAAGCATTGCTATTTTatagacagaaaacagaaagacaaaaattgtCTGACTCGGGAAATCTGGGAACAAATAAATACAgcattctttgtttttaatctgtaAACTTCTCTTCCTCAAGTTTACAATAGTTAATACATGTAATACTTTTGTCATTATTTTGTAGTAAGAAACATATGCATTATCCCATTTTTGGTAACAAAGCCTTTCaaattatacatattcattggatcaATATTAACAATTATTTTGAGCACACTTCAGATGAATATGGACATAAAACACTCATTATCACAAAGCAGTCTCAGGTATCCTTCTATTTAATGGGACACAACACCAGTACAGATGAGTGAAAGGCTCTTCTTACACCATATCTCCCAAATGTACATTAATGcttagaaatgaggaaaaaaaaaaaaaaaggacaaaaaaaaaaaaaaaaagagacagttgCAAGGCAGTACTGTATCCAGGCtaccatttattttttcaaaattcaatCAGATGAGTGTAAGGTCCATTTGTATCCAGTTTTAACACCTGCCTGTTTCCGTATGTTCCGTGCTTGACGAGAACACCTGCTTCCATGCATTTGGCATTGGCAGCCAGTTCTTTTTCACACACAGTCACAAACTGAGAATAAAGTTCcagccctttttctttttcaatgtttgCATGGTACTGCATCTTTCTGCCCTTTGCTTTACCACCTAGGGTAGCTTGTGGTATGATTAGCACATCGCCTGGTAAATCAAGAACAGAAACGTACTCGCCGCTTTCATTTTCACTTAACATTCAACAGCATATTGActgcaagtaaaaataaaataagagttAGTGCAACTAAAGTAAATTAAACAGGACCTAATATAACATCATAAATAAGATTCAACAAATATTGTGATGCATGATAAACTGTTCATGTAAAAGAAAATGCTTATTAATGAAATATGGACAGTCAATAAATGTTATTAACCAACTAACATGTCTGAATATTGTAAAGAACGTGAAggatatttatattaatataataaGACTAAAGAGTTATTTCTGGGGGGAAGTGGTTGGCTGTCTGAAATCCTAAAGCTGATTCTAGTTGGACACTCCCAAGGGAACCCAGGATCCAATTAGTGACCCTAACTTATTTGCCTGATACGCAAATAGGCAACATTTGCACAACACTACACATTGTAGGAGATAACACCATCTTCAGTGCACTTTGGAGAAGTTCTGCCCTGGCCGTCTTTTCATTCTGGTTGCAGCAGTTCgcagcaggacccagcactgatcTAGGCTGAAGCCACAGCTCAGCAGTTTGACCTCAAGTGGACTGAGTGCCCTTCAGCACTCCACTTCAAGACATGCAGGTGCCAGCTTGGCTTTTGAGAGAGGAAATGGGCAGTAAGGTCAGAGATGCAATTTGGCCCACAAGCCAGAATATATAaacttgcaaataaaataaatgcatttactAACATTATGTTTTCCAGTGTTTCTATAACAAATCAAATAATTCCTCCAAACTTTCTCCAACTCTGTAAAAGCTGTGAGGATACTAGTCATGCCTCCAAACCCATAAAAGTTTAATGTTATTTGAAGCAAAAAGAGCTGAGTTGTgattcagaaagcaaaacaactcatttaaacagtttcaaaacatatttaggaaaaaatattctgtaaaacagACACTTAATGAGGATGGTTGTAGATTAATCTCCTAATAGGAAacagaactttcttttttctgactTGTTTCAGCTGCGAGACAGCTGAAAAGGTCATTATTCTCAAGTAACACACTCATGAAACTCTCACAAGCACAAAATCAATTTTCATATCCTAACTTTAAATACACTCAAAGATTTCAACTTAGTTTAGCATCACAGAAAGACTGTGCCCTCCAAGACCAAGAGAGAaccccccaggagctgctctcAGCATTTTCAATAGCACCTGTGCTTGTGCACTGCCAGGTCTTTCTGCTGGGCCCAGCAAGTAGCCTGAAATAGACTGTTACATGACCTTTTGCGAAACCTCTAATATCAGCCAGCCACAGAAATGGGGCACTTTTATCTAGAATACATGGCATCACGGAATTTCCCAGATAATCCAGTGCTACTgatggaggaaaggagggagaagaaattaaataaaagtaaaaaagaaaacaaaaccaaaacaaccaacctCAAGCCAAAACAACAGTGGGTGGACCGAGATCACTACCATTTGACCTTATCCAGAGCATCTTCTCTGCTTTGATGTAAATGTTAAAGTGCATGTGGAGAAGAGTGAAAGAACGGCAAATGCTGCTGTTATCACTTCTGAACCAGAAAGTTGCATTTGAAATGCTAACAGCATATATACTATCACTGAAAAGAGATGGGAAGGACACTGTTTAGCTATCCACCCAACTCCCTCTACTGGCTGTAATTTTAAATATCCTGAACATACAGTGAGATCAGTGTTAAAATACTTCTCAATCAAGCCATGAATTATTTGAAAACAGTCTTCTCTAAATTCAGTCCTGTCCTGTAACGCTTTCTCTGTTTTGCTAGAAT
The sequence above is drawn from the Strix aluco isolate bStrAlu1 chromosome 4, bStrAlu1.hap1, whole genome shotgun sequence genome and encodes:
- the DTD2 gene encoding LOW QUALITY PROTEIN: D-aminoacyl-tRNA deacylase 2 (The sequence of the model RefSeq protein was modified relative to this genomic sequence to represent the inferred CDS: inserted 2 bases in 1 codon) — encoded protein: MAAARPAQARVLLQQCVSARLQVKPPERGSEAEWVEIQRGLVIYICFFKGADEDLVPKIVNMLLNVKXENESGEYVSVLDLPGDVLIIPQATLGGKAKGRKMQYHANIEKEKGLELYSQFVTVCEKELAANAKCMEAGVLVKHGTYGNRQVLKLDTNGPYTHLIEF